The Lolium perenne isolate Kyuss_39 chromosome 6, Kyuss_2.0, whole genome shotgun sequence genome segment GCATGACACAATGCACCTGATTATAATATAAACTGCAATTTGGGCAAGGAAAAACAAAATATCTGTCCAATCAGCTAGTTAGCCAAGCAAACAAAAACAGATCTTGCAGAAAAAGGCACGGAAAGGGATCCATAACAGCAATCCACTTAAGATGGTCTTGCAGGTGCTCGGGAATGTACCAAATCAAAGCTGAAAAGTTAAATTAAATAGTACATATgctagaagaatcaagatatataGTTAGTGAACGGTAAAGAGTAGTTCAAGATTTTATTTTGCACCAATAGGTATACAGCCTATTCTCTGAAAAAAGTAAGATAATGGAAATGACTGTACTGACATGTACAAGGATGTAATTCAGATCATGCTCTAAAACCTAACAACAGTAGCAGGATAGGCATCTGTATTTTTCTGGCGACATAGGTACAAAATAATAAATATGAGCATGCATATTTATTCAGATACACTTCATAAATTATTTGTGCAGAAGCACTCAGCAAGCCTCTATTGGTACTCATTATTCAAGCAACTCACTTCCTATCACATCCTGTTCCATCTGTCTTGAAATGTTCTAGACAATTCTACTAGTGCGTGAAATAATGAAATAAATTAAAATCTGTATATTTTCCATTATACCAAACAGTCCAAGCAGAGCACAGATTAGATCAATATAATCACAGTGGAACCCACTGTTGTGATGAATAGGATAAGTGATGATATATCCTATCAGTTTTGCTTACTTTATAACCACCCAAAAGTAGCTTCTCATCATAGCTGTCGTGGATGAATGTATGCCCTGCTTATTTTAAATTTGCAACCACCAAGAAGATAAACATTTGCAATATGAAATAAGCTGCAAATCGTGCCAGCCGTTCAAAACTTATCACAAGTTGGAGCAAAGAGAACAGTTTTTGTGCCCAACTTGCATAACAAAGACAGACATGCTACATACAGCATTTCATAAACTAATACCTGATTGTCAATCGATGGATGCCaactatttttattttatattacgCATTAAATTTCTACTGAGCAGTCATTCTACAAAAGAACACCTGAAACTTCGTGATCATAGTCCAAAGTAGGATTTAGCATGTTTAAACCAAGAGAGGTGGGGAATAAGCAGTAGATGGATAATGTTACTATTACATATGGAGCCAAGGGTCCAGGACCATAATCTGGTTGAGCTAATTTATTATCCGCTTAGACATTTCAGCTGCATTTGTAATCACCAGAAGAGAAAAAAGGTGAAGAAAAGCATGGAGTCAGTATCTTCAATATATTAATGTTTCTGGTTTAAAGTAGAGACAGGGAAGCTTGACATTCAATCAGATGACAAAGCTGTTGATAAATAGGTTCTTCACTTGTTTAGCCACCTATGTACCAAAAACATGGCACTCCGATCATGCCAAGGGAATGGCTTTAAGTTAAGTGCAATGGTAGGGAGAAAATAACATAAACCAAGCTGCTCTACCTTGAATATATTTCTAGTGACCACCCCTCAGAGCGAGCACGAGATGGAGCACTGAACCACTTTCAATGTTGTAATCTTTAGCAGTTTTATTGTCAGCAAGCTGCTTTCCAGCATAAATTAGCCTGCAAATGCAACAGTTCTGCATCAGAGTAAGGAACTAAGGATGATGTCTAGCTTGAACTAAAGTTGAAATTCACcttaaacaacaacaacaacaacaacaacaacaacgtggATAGCTAACTCCGACAGGATCACGCTGCAACAAATTGTGAGCAAAGGAGGAAAGCAACTACACACAGATGGTTTCACTTCTATGCCGACTTGTAGGTAAATAAAACGGAGCCTGCCAATCCCATTCCAGGATCATCATCTCACATGGGACGAATCGTGTTCTTGAAAAAACAGGTGAGAGGGGACAAGAGGAGGATGACCTGGATCTTGGCCTTCATATTGTCGATGGTGTCGCTGTTCTCCACCTCCAGCATGACCATCTTCCTCGTCAGCGTCTTCATGAAGATCTGCATCTCCTCCCCTCTCTCCGGTGCGACAGTTGGCCTATCAGAAGTAGCCCCCCCATGTCGAGATTTCTTGTTAATTTGGAGACCAGAAAGCAGAGCTCAGGCAGCGATAGTTTTTGAGCCTGTTCTGGATTGTGCTATTCTGGAGGCACTGACTGCCACAAGGATTTTGCAGCGGCTGCCGATACTGACGTTGGAAATTTATTTCACTGCCTTGGTTTTGTAGGGCTTTCTTGGAATTCAGCAAGGCCTCGGGATCAACCACCATAGTTATGCAGGGACTATCCCCACCCCACCATGTTGAACAGCTGGTTCAGTGATAAATTGTTACGATCAGGGGAATGTTGTTCAACTAACCAAGAGGCTGTATATCACTCAGCATAGTTGTTACATATGTATTAAAATAAGCTTTACACGAATTTTTAAGGACACATTCGATAAAGCCTTTCCACTATATGGCAAAGGCTACAACATACTTGTTCATCTCAAATTGTTTGGTGATTCAGTCTAGACGCTGAAGAAGATATTCGACTTCAACATCCTTTGTTAAAGGCATTACCCACAGATCATATATCTTGGAAAGCACTTTTGGATCAACTTTGCATTCACTATCACAGGCATTGCCATCTTGCTTGTTAACACTGTCCTCCTCCAAAGTGACATTCTGTCCGAATATCCTGGCCTTCTTCTCTACTCTCTGCTTGACCTTTTCTTCAACCGCCTTGAATGTTAGTAGGTTCATCAGAGCATTGTTGTCCTGCATTGAGCGGGAAGATAAAGAAAATCACAAGCTCCAGTCTTACATAGCACACATTAGCCTAGTGGCTATTGTTCAAATGTGAATGGTCAAGGTGCTTTAATATAAACAAGCCACCAAATTATATTTCGAAAAATATAAATAGTTTCAGCAATGTAAGATATGGAAGATAATATGGGGAGGCGGAGTATAAGGTTTTAACTAAATTAACCTTAGCATGTATTGGTGGGCTATAATCTTGAGGAGAATCTTTGAACTTCACCTCAGCAACATATTTACCACAATGGATTCTTCTTGAGAGGGCCTACAAGCAAATGATCAGTATATTTCACTGATATACACTAGCATCAAAGTGACTATCAATTAATGACAATCATGTATACACATTATGACATTATTAATTAGATAGAACATCGAAATAAATGTCCATGTTCAACATATACCTGCAGACATGCAAAATCTAATGCAACTGTTTCTGCATAGTTACCATCATCACCATTCACAGTGAATAATGGGAGCAATTCATCAAAA includes the following:
- the LOC127310508 gene encoding ubiquitin-like; the protein is MQIFMKTLTRKMVMLEVENSDTIDNMKAKIQVILLLSPLTCFFKNTIRPMLIYAGKQLADNKTAKDYNIESGSVLHLVLALRGGH
- the LOC127308092 gene encoding chorismate mutase 2, cytosolic isoform X1, translating into MDAGGGAGEQLSLSAVRDQLIREEDSIVFALIERAKRPRNAPAYSAAAGGGSLAEFFVREAEALYAKAGHYQKPEDVPFFPQDLPPPLFPTKGYPKVLHSSASRVCVNDAIWKMYFDELLPLFTVNGDDGNYAETVALDFACLQALSRRIHCGKYVAEVKFKDSPQDYSPPIHAKDNNALMNLLTFKAVEEKVKQRVEKKARIFGQNVTLEEDSVNKQDGNACDSECKVDPKVLSKIYDLWVMPLTKDVEVEYLLQRLD
- the LOC127308092 gene encoding chorismate mutase 2, cytosolic isoform X2, with the translated sequence MAAARCDHLEATAGPRIEPSSPAKKAGHYQKPEDVPFFPQDLPPPLFPTKGYPKVLHSSASRVCVNDAIWKMYFDELLPLFTVNGDDGNYAETVALDFACLQALSRRIHCGKYVAEVKFKDSPQDYSPPIHAKDNNALMNLLTFKAVEEKVKQRVEKKARIFGQNVTLEEDSVNKQDGNACDSECKVDPKVLSKIYDLWVMPLTKDVEVEYLLQRLD